From a single Paramisgurnus dabryanus chromosome 17, PD_genome_1.1, whole genome shotgun sequence genomic region:
- the mrpl57 gene encoding large ribosomal subunit protein mL63: MFLTLALFRKGIPGKQWIGKHRRPRVVTWQMKRNTIKRLEQEAENEYWISRPFMTLEQERGHAAQRREWMWNQIKDARQAKFPEHKYIADQLNHLKITKAWSS, translated from the coding sequence ATGTTTTTGACACTGGCGCTTTTTCGGAAAGGGATCCCAGGAAAGCAGTGGATCGGGAAACACCGCAGACCACGCGTGGTCACCTGGCAGATGAAGCGGAATACAATAAAGCGCCTGGAGCAGGAAGCAGAGAATGAATACTGGATCAGCCGGCCATTCATGACGCTGGAACAAGAGAGGGGTCACGCGGCACAAAGGCGAGAGTGGATGTGGAATCAAATCAAAGATGCCCGACAAGCCAAGTTCCCCGAACACAAATACATTGCAGACCAACTAAACCACCTGAAAATCACAAAGGCCTGGTCCAGCTAA